A window from Glaciimonas sp. PCH181 encodes these proteins:
- the trmL gene encoding tRNA (uridine(34)/cytosine(34)/5-carboxymethylaminomethyluridine(34)-2'-O)-methyltransferase TrmL, protein MFHVVLVEPEIPPNTGNIIRLCANTGAQLHLIEPLGFPLDDAKMRRAGLDYHDYATMKVHPNWDAFIESMKNEAAFDPARMFALTTHGSTPFATIAFQPGDIFVFGSETKGLAPALRESFPTTQRIRLPMRPDNRSLNLSNTVAVVVYEAWRQNGFAGGA, encoded by the coding sequence TTGTTTCACGTCGTATTAGTTGAGCCTGAAATCCCGCCAAACACTGGTAATATTATTCGCCTTTGCGCCAATACCGGTGCCCAATTGCACTTAATCGAGCCGCTCGGCTTTCCGCTGGACGACGCAAAGATGCGCCGTGCGGGGCTCGATTACCATGACTATGCAACTATGAAAGTGCATCCTAATTGGGATGCCTTCATAGAATCGATGAAAAATGAGGCAGCATTTGATCCAGCAAGGATGTTCGCGCTGACGACTCACGGCAGCACGCCATTTGCGACAATCGCCTTTCAACCCGGCGATATATTTGTATTTGGATCGGAGACCAAAGGCCTAGCCCCGGCCTTGCGCGAGTCTTTTCCAACCACACAACGGATCCGACTACCGATGCGCCCAGACAATCGAAGCCTGAATCTGTCCAATACCGTCGCAGTTGTGGTCTATGAAGCATGGCGTCAAAATGGCTTTGCCGGAGGTGCCTGA
- a CDS encoding NAD(P)/FAD-dependent oxidoreductase, with protein MKIAIIGSGISGLSSAYRLTQGGHQVSLYEANNYFGGHTNTVDVTLEGHTYGVDTGFLVFNHRTYPKLVHLFAELGVDTAATDMSFSAKIPVNGRFGKRTLEWSGTNLDSVFTQRRNLLSPQYLWMLRDILRFNKQATEIANNSESPLANLSLGDFLSRNRYSDAFKNWYLLPMAGCIWSCPTAQMLAFPVASFIRFCHNHGLLQVSDRPQWRTVKGGAKHYVDKLLAGIPNKYLRTPVTGVRRLYYEGRRQVMIQTLNGAHRYDHVVMAGHSDQSLQLLDDPTEKEKRLLSAIQYQPNHAVLHTDYSLLPNNRKAWAAWNYQSQNGSDPQVCVHYLLNQLQPLPFKTPLIVSLNPIEQPKPHTVIQRFDYAHPIFDAAAIEAQPQFANMQGKNNTWFAGAWLGYGFHEDGLTSGLAVANAIQNLPHFAPQTMPMRASAIESVTA; from the coding sequence ATGAAAATCGCAATTATCGGTTCCGGCATTTCCGGCCTCTCCAGCGCCTACCGCTTGACGCAAGGCGGTCATCAAGTCTCCCTTTATGAGGCGAATAACTATTTTGGCGGCCATACAAATACCGTTGACGTCACACTTGAGGGACATACCTACGGCGTAGACACGGGGTTTCTCGTGTTCAATCATCGTACTTACCCCAAATTAGTCCATCTATTTGCCGAGTTAGGGGTGGACACTGCCGCCACCGACATGTCATTTTCGGCAAAAATACCTGTCAATGGACGGTTCGGCAAGCGCACGCTGGAATGGTCTGGCACGAATCTGGACAGTGTATTTACGCAACGCCGCAATTTGCTCAGCCCGCAATATCTGTGGATGCTTCGCGACATCCTGCGCTTTAATAAGCAAGCAACCGAGATCGCCAATAACAGTGAATCACCCCTTGCAAACCTGTCGTTAGGCGATTTTTTGTCACGTAACCGCTATAGCGATGCGTTCAAAAACTGGTACTTATTGCCGATGGCCGGTTGCATCTGGTCCTGCCCAACTGCGCAAATGCTGGCTTTTCCTGTCGCCAGCTTCATCCGCTTTTGTCATAACCATGGTCTATTACAAGTCAGCGATCGGCCGCAATGGCGGACCGTAAAAGGCGGAGCTAAGCATTATGTGGACAAATTACTCGCCGGAATTCCTAATAAATACCTGCGAACACCCGTAACGGGCGTGCGTCGCCTTTACTACGAGGGTCGGCGTCAGGTGATGATTCAAACCCTTAACGGCGCGCATCGCTATGATCACGTCGTCATGGCCGGGCATAGTGACCAAAGTTTACAGTTGCTGGATGATCCTACTGAAAAGGAGAAACGGCTATTATCAGCGATTCAGTATCAGCCGAATCATGCCGTACTCCACACCGATTACAGCCTGCTACCAAACAACCGCAAAGCGTGGGCCGCCTGGAATTATCAAAGTCAGAACGGCAGCGATCCGCAGGTGTGCGTGCACTATTTGCTGAATCAATTGCAGCCGTTACCGTTCAAAACGCCGTTGATTGTTTCGCTCAATCCGATCGAACAACCCAAGCCGCACACCGTGATACAGCGCTTCGATTACGCCCATCCGATATTCGATGCCGCCGCGATTGAAGCCCAACCGCAGTTTGCCAACATGCAAGGTAAAAACAATACCTGGTTCGCCGGTGCATGGCTGGGTTATGGATTTCACGAAGACGGTCTGACCTCTGGATTGGCAGTAGCCAATGCGATTCAGAATCTGCCCCATTTCGCCCCACAAACTATGCCGATGCGCGCTTCCGCCATCGAGAGCGTTACAGCTTAA
- a CDS encoding methyltransferase domain-containing protein, with the protein MPILSSSNTPASNGNNDAALSAPIDLKRVRELFAEPARVRESEFLRREISTRMHERLALVKILPQRVLDAGCGDGPDIYTLQQRFADARIVGLDASFGMLSAAQDQQKAAQSSVNRLLKKWLPIKSKGLDSDLLCGDFAALPFARDSIDLVWSNLALHWHPQPDRVFAEWRRVLRVDGLLMFSCFGPDTFKELRSGFAAADDAPHMLPFVDMHDFGDMLVNVGFSTPVMDMETITVTYDSIEKLLAEAKAFGGNPLVTRSRALLGRAAWGRLVDTLEATRRPDGKLPLTFEIIYGHAFRPAPRKTASGESVVRWDLDKKR; encoded by the coding sequence ATGCCAATCTTATCTTCATCGAATACGCCTGCGTCTAATGGTAACAATGATGCCGCCCTGAGCGCGCCGATAGACCTTAAACGGGTACGCGAATTGTTCGCAGAGCCTGCGCGCGTCAGGGAATCCGAATTTCTGCGTCGCGAGATTTCAACAAGGATGCATGAACGTCTGGCGCTAGTGAAGATATTGCCGCAACGAGTGTTGGATGCCGGATGTGGTGATGGTCCGGATATATATACATTGCAGCAGCGCTTCGCCGATGCGCGGATAGTCGGGCTGGATGCGTCCTTCGGTATGTTATCTGCCGCGCAGGATCAGCAAAAGGCAGCACAGTCTTCCGTAAATCGTCTATTAAAGAAGTGGTTGCCTATTAAGAGTAAGGGGCTGGACTCCGATTTGCTCTGCGGGGACTTCGCTGCGTTACCGTTTGCGCGGGATTCGATTGATCTGGTCTGGTCAAATCTGGCGTTGCATTGGCATCCCCAGCCGGATCGTGTCTTTGCTGAGTGGCGGCGAGTACTGCGCGTTGATGGATTGCTGATGTTTTCTTGCTTTGGCCCGGACACGTTTAAAGAATTGCGTAGCGGGTTTGCTGCCGCCGACGATGCCCCGCATATGTTACCTTTTGTTGATATGCATGATTTTGGCGACATGCTCGTCAATGTCGGCTTTTCTACTCCGGTGATGGATATGGAAACGATCACCGTGACCTATGACTCTATAGAGAAGCTGCTTGCCGAGGCGAAGGCTTTCGGCGGTAATCCATTAGTTACACGCAGCCGCGCTTTGCTAGGCCGGGCGGCGTGGGGGCGTTTGGTTGATACCTTGGAAGCGACGCGCAGACCTGATGGAAAATTACCGCTAACATTCGAAATTATCTATGGGCACGCCTTCCGCCCAGCGCCTAGAAAGACGGCTAGCGGCGAGTCCGTGGTGCGTTGGGATCTGGATAAAAAAAGATAA
- a CDS encoding ComF family protein, protein MAIDYAAPVDQLVLSLKFGSQLALAPIFARKLRDAVLRNPIITNNLPDIVTAVPLGPGRLTERGFNQALEIAKPLSRLLNIPLQPTLIKRQHDTLQQAKLSPQERRQNLRKAFIVPPQALTQIHGRHIGIVDDVMTTGETLNELARTLKRCGAARVTNFVFARTLPK, encoded by the coding sequence GTGGCGATTGACTATGCCGCGCCGGTCGATCAATTAGTACTGTCCCTAAAATTTGGTAGTCAGCTGGCGTTGGCGCCCATATTCGCCCGAAAACTGCGCGATGCAGTACTACGAAACCCGATTATTACCAATAACTTGCCCGATATCGTGACGGCAGTGCCACTCGGCCCGGGACGATTAACCGAACGTGGCTTTAATCAGGCCCTGGAAATCGCTAAACCGCTCTCGCGCCTGTTAAATATTCCGCTGCAGCCAACGCTGATAAAGCGCCAGCACGATACGCTCCAACAAGCAAAACTTTCGCCCCAAGAGCGGCGTCAAAATTTAAGAAAGGCTTTTATCGTTCCACCGCAAGCGCTGACCCAGATTCACGGACGTCATATCGGCATCGTCGATGATGTTATGACGACCGGCGAAACACTAAACGAACTCGCACGTACGCTAAAGCGCTGCGGGGCTGCTCGCGTCACCAATTTCGTCTTTGCCCGGACATTACCTAAATAA
- a CDS encoding copper chaperone PCu(A)C produces the protein MFSRITISLLTLALSATAYAHDYKVGALKIDHPYARATMPGQPSGGAYLSIENTGKEADKLLNVASPAAKSAEIHDMKMDGNIMKMREVGEIELRPMSTVVMTPGGGYHIMLMGLTKPLKAGDKFPMTLTFQKAGKIEVSVSVDDIKNKPTDAAHQH, from the coding sequence ATGTTTTCACGCATTACCATTTCGCTTTTAACACTGGCACTCAGCGCAACCGCGTACGCTCACGACTATAAAGTCGGCGCGTTAAAAATCGATCATCCCTATGCGCGCGCGACGATGCCCGGCCAACCGAGCGGTGGCGCTTATCTGAGTATAGAAAACACGGGGAAAGAAGCTGATAAATTGTTGAATGTTGCCTCGCCCGCCGCGAAATCAGCAGAAATCCATGACATGAAAATGGACGGCAATATTATGAAAATGCGTGAAGTCGGTGAAATTGAATTGCGGCCAATGAGTACCGTCGTGATGACACCGGGCGGCGGATATCACATTATGCTGATGGGATTGACCAAACCCCTCAAGGCGGGCGACAAATTTCCGATGACCCTGACCTTTCAAAAGGCGGGGAAAATTGAAGTTTCCGTCTCTGTCGATGATATAAAGAACAAGCCGACTGACGCTGCGCATCAACATTAA
- a CDS encoding ferritin codes for MLYPELFKSLEQVRWNMETDIPWDKFDASQLSDEQAQTIRMNAITEWSALPATEMFLRDNHGDSDFCAFMSVWFFEEQKHSLVLMEYLRRFRPELVPTEEELDNVRFEFDPAPPLETLTMHFCGEIRLNHWYRCASDWHTEPVIKHIYKIISQDEARHGGAYLRYMKKALVEVGDSASAAFAKIGVLMASARRTEKPLHPTNLHVNKMLFPNDTVQSRLPDPEWLERWLDEQIKFDGVWEKKVVDRILHNMSLLFERSFGTVQELNRYRKEIVARLAAAAVVPPVVIG; via the coding sequence ATGCTGTATCCAGAATTGTTTAAATCGCTGGAACAAGTCCGATGGAACATGGAGACTGACATTCCGTGGGACAAGTTCGATGCTTCCCAACTTTCCGACGAGCAGGCTCAGACGATTCGCATGAATGCGATTACAGAATGGTCAGCATTGCCTGCAACAGAGATGTTTTTGCGCGATAACCATGGCGATAGCGATTTCTGCGCTTTCATGTCGGTTTGGTTTTTTGAAGAGCAAAAGCATTCGCTGGTGTTGATGGAATATCTGCGTCGTTTCCGTCCAGAACTGGTGCCGACAGAAGAAGAGTTGGACAATGTTCGCTTCGAATTCGACCCTGCGCCGCCGCTAGAAACCCTGACGATGCACTTTTGCGGTGAAATTCGCCTCAATCATTGGTATCGCTGCGCATCCGATTGGCATACCGAGCCTGTTATCAAGCATATTTATAAAATCATCAGCCAGGATGAAGCCCGTCATGGCGGCGCTTATTTGCGCTACATGAAAAAGGCTTTGGTTGAAGTTGGCGATAGCGCTTCAGCTGCATTCGCCAAGATTGGTGTTTTGATGGCTTCTGCTCGCCGTACCGAGAAACCCTTGCATCCGACAAATCTGCACGTAAACAAAATGTTGTTCCCGAACGACACGGTCCAAAGCCGTTTGCCTGACCCTGAATGGTTAGAGCGTTGGTTGGATGAGCAGATTAAGTTTGATGGCGTCTGGGAAAAGAAAGTAGTTGATCGGATTCTGCATAACATGTCGCTGCTGTTCGAGCGTAGCTTCGGGACCGTGCAGGAATTGAACCGATATCGTAAAGAAATTGTTGCACGACTAGCTGCCGCGGCTGTTGTACCGCCAGTCGTCATCGGTTAA
- the rfaE2 gene encoding D-glycero-beta-D-manno-heptose 1-phosphate adenylyltransferase, translating to MVKFEQKISTRAELRSRMAALPQPVVLTNGVFDILHRGHVTYLAQAREQGASLVVAVNTDASVKRLGKGDDRPINNCADRMAVLAALEAVSLVLEFDEDTALEVVQEGLPGVYVKGGDYQMDAIPEGKAVLAYGGKVVAIPFEHDRSTTKLLSKVRQQS from the coding sequence ATGGTCAAATTCGAACAAAAAATCTCGACGCGGGCTGAATTACGGTCGAGGATGGCCGCTTTGCCGCAACCAGTAGTGCTAACAAATGGTGTTTTTGACATCCTGCATCGCGGCCATGTCACCTATTTGGCGCAAGCGCGTGAGCAGGGGGCGTCTTTGGTAGTGGCAGTAAATACCGATGCGTCTGTCAAACGCCTGGGCAAGGGCGATGATCGGCCGATCAATAATTGCGCTGATCGTATGGCAGTATTGGCGGCACTCGAAGCGGTCAGTCTGGTGCTGGAATTTGATGAAGATACGGCGCTGGAAGTGGTGCAAGAAGGTTTGCCCGGCGTGTATGTCAAAGGGGGCGATTACCAGATGGATGCCATTCCGGAAGGAAAGGCCGTTCTGGCATATGGCGGGAAAGTGGTCGCTATCCCGTTTGAGCATGATCGTTCAACTACTAAATTATTATCGAAAGTCCGTCAGCAATCTTGA
- a CDS encoding DUF1365 domain-containing protein, with protein sequence MPSSANQVQLCFGTVRHTRLRPIHHAFTYGVYYLRLPLRTLAQSGFKSRFFSRNKLNFLSFHDRDYGDGQQTPLAWIEGMLLQQGISDADGEIWLQTFPRVLGYVFNPVSFWFCHRRDGSLRAVLCEVRNTFGEHHSYLLDGSTQENGQIGFGIELHADKVFHVSPFCEVAGTYRFRFMRAENSNGETHGANGGAQLVECTTARIEYDDATGPLLLTSVSGTAALPQSLSNRAIARAFFQYPMMTVGIILRIHWQALKLWRKRLPFYSKPHPPSSEISR encoded by the coding sequence ATGCCCTCCTCAGCCAATCAAGTCCAGCTATGTTTTGGCACAGTTCGCCATACGCGCTTGCGTCCAATCCACCATGCATTTACGTATGGCGTGTATTACCTGCGCCTGCCGTTACGCACACTGGCGCAATCGGGCTTTAAGAGTCGTTTTTTCTCACGCAATAAACTCAATTTTCTGTCGTTTCATGATCGCGACTATGGCGATGGCCAACAAACCCCTCTGGCCTGGATCGAAGGCATGTTGTTACAACAGGGGATCAGCGACGCCGATGGAGAAATCTGGCTGCAAACATTTCCCCGTGTGCTGGGCTATGTTTTCAATCCTGTCTCGTTTTGGTTTTGTCATCGTCGCGACGGTAGTCTGCGTGCAGTATTGTGCGAAGTTCGAAACACTTTTGGTGAGCATCATAGTTATTTGCTGGACGGCAGCACGCAAGAAAACGGCCAAATCGGCTTCGGCATCGAACTACATGCCGATAAAGTATTTCATGTCTCACCGTTCTGCGAAGTAGCAGGAACGTATCGTTTTCGATTCATGCGCGCGGAAAATAGCAATGGCGAGACACACGGCGCTAACGGTGGCGCGCAACTAGTCGAATGTACGACCGCCCGCATCGAATACGACGATGCCACCGGTCCACTATTACTGACCAGTGTTTCCGGCACCGCCGCGCTACCGCAATCGCTGTCAAATCGTGCTATCGCACGTGCATTTTTTCAGTATCCGATGATGACCGTCGGCATCATTCTTCGTATCCATTGGCAAGCGCTAAAACTATGGCGTAAGCGGCTTCCTTTTTACAGCAAACCTCATCCCCCTTCGAGCGAGATATCAAGATGA
- a CDS encoding cyclopropane-fatty-acyl-phospholipid synthase family protein encodes MNTNSTRSSAFDFAQDNSRISTQNFPPQVQFILTLLRKLEHGILVMHFPDGQSATYGNVNDKRVRPITMTLTNWDVFHAALKSGDIGFAETFIDGHWSTDNLPGLIELFIRNRQVIESVIYGTWWGNLLYRVKHLFNRNSKHGSRKNIHAHYDIGNDFYQLWLDPSMTYSSALFSDDHVENLQQGQDAKYRRILNQLHLSDNARVLEIGCGWGGFAEIAVREGKAHVTGLTLSTEQLNFANQRLQEVGIVDQVELLLQDYRDVDGKFDGIASIEMFEAVGEKYWPSYFACVSRNLKTGGRACIQTIVIADELFERYRRGTDFIQQYIFPGGMLPSPSAFRIQAEKHGLRVVDSLSFGHDYARTLVEWRRAFKEHLPRVRAQGFDDRFLRTWDFYLAYCEAGFLAGSINVAQITLQKI; translated from the coding sequence ATGAATACTAACTCTACCCGCAGCAGTGCGTTCGATTTTGCGCAAGACAATAGTCGCATCTCGACCCAAAATTTTCCTCCTCAGGTACAGTTCATTCTGACGTTGTTGCGCAAGCTGGAGCATGGCATATTGGTCATGCATTTTCCAGACGGACAGTCTGCCACTTACGGCAATGTCAACGATAAGCGAGTACGTCCGATCACCATGACGCTGACGAATTGGGATGTGTTCCACGCTGCGCTAAAATCGGGCGACATCGGCTTTGCCGAAACCTTCATCGACGGACATTGGAGCACCGACAATCTGCCGGGATTAATAGAATTGTTCATTCGCAACCGGCAAGTCATTGAGTCGGTCATTTACGGCACCTGGTGGGGCAATTTGCTGTATCGCGTCAAGCATCTATTCAACCGTAATAGTAAGCACGGCAGTCGTAAAAATATTCACGCGCATTACGATATCGGGAATGACTTTTATCAGCTCTGGCTCGATCCTTCGATGACGTATTCCAGCGCCCTATTTTCAGACGATCATGTCGAAAATTTGCAGCAGGGGCAAGACGCAAAATATCGCCGCATCCTCAATCAGCTACACCTCTCCGATAACGCCCGCGTGTTAGAAATCGGCTGCGGTTGGGGGGGCTTTGCCGAGATTGCCGTGCGCGAAGGAAAAGCCCATGTTACCGGACTGACGCTCTCCACCGAACAACTCAATTTTGCTAACCAACGATTGCAAGAAGTCGGCATCGTTGACCAAGTAGAACTGCTACTGCAAGACTATCGCGACGTCGATGGCAAGTTCGACGGCATAGCTTCTATCGAGATGTTCGAAGCCGTCGGTGAAAAATACTGGCCGAGTTATTTCGCTTGCGTCTCCCGCAATCTGAAAACCGGCGGTCGTGCATGCATTCAGACGATTGTGATTGCCGACGAATTGTTCGAGCGCTATCGTCGCGGCACTGACTTTATCCAGCAATACATTTTCCCCGGCGGCATGCTGCCATCGCCTTCCGCATTTCGCATACAGGCAGAGAAACACGGCTTACGCGTCGTCGATAGTCTGTCGTTCGGTCACGATTATGCACGTACGCTAGTTGAATGGCGTCGCGCTTTTAAAGAGCATTTGCCGCGTGTTCGCGCACAAGGTTTTGACGACCGTTTCTTGCGTACATGGGATTTCTATCTGGCGTATTGCGAAGCCGGATTCCTGGCTGGCAGTATCAATGTCGCGCAAATTACGCTTCAAAAAATATGA